In Planctobacterium marinum, the DNA window TGGAGCTTCCGCTGACGGAATGATGAATACTTCAATATCGGGCATTTGATTAATTCTCAGTGGCGTATAATCGTAAAAGTTATTTTGCTGCACTTTTCCATTATCAAGGGTAATGGCCTCACCTAATATTGCACTCAAACCATAGCCAATGCCCCCTTCCATCTGTGCCACCACAACGTCTGGCGTGACTGCAACGCCGCAGTCGACGGCGCACCAAACCTTCTCCACTTTAAAGGTTTTGTCTGCATTAACCTTAATTTGAGCCACTTGAGCCACAAAGCTGGCGAAAGACTCATGTACTGCGACACCAAGCCCGATACCTTCTGGCAGAGATTTGCCCCAATCTGAGGCCTCGAGAACTTTATTGAGTACCGCCAGATGGCGTGGATGTTCCTTAAGCAACTCTTGTCGCAATTTGCCAGGATCTTTACCCGCCTTGTGGGCTACCTCATCAAAAAATACTTCGGTAGCGTAGGCATTGTGACTATGACCCACGGAACGCCACCAGAGCACCGGCACACCAACCTGAGCTTCGTGGCCGTCAAATTTAAAATTGGGAATACGGTAGGGCAAATTTGCCCCACCCTCTACAAGTGCAAAGTCTAGGGGACCGGTGATAAGGCCCTCAAATGGCGTACCTCGTAATATGGATTGCGAAACCAGGCGCTGATGCCAACCAGTGATTTCACCATTGGCATCAATGGCCGCTTTAAACTTATGATACGCCATGGGACGATACCGTCCACCTTTAACGTCGTCTTCTCTGGACCATTGCAAGCACACAGGGGCTGACCCATTGATGGCCTTGGCAATCACCACTGCATCCATCACAAAATCAGAATCTGGAACCGCTCGGCGACCAAAACTGCCCCCGGCAAATTGGGTGTGAATAAACACTTTTTCCACCGGCACACCAGTCACCTGTGAGGCCACGTACTGATCGATACCCGGAATTTGAGAGCCTGTATAAATATGACAGGCGTCTTTTTGCAAATCCACTACGCAATTCATGGGCTCCATGGTGGCATGAGATAGATAAGGAAATTCAAATTCCATCTCCAGTGTTTCACTGGCTGCTGCCAATGCTCCGCCCATATCACCATCGTTACGGGCAATAGCTCCCTGCTTTTCTGCCAGCGTTTTAAAATCAGCCCAGAGCTCAGCCGAGCTGCGGTTCTCCGCTTTACTGTCATCCCATTGTGTTACCAGCGCCGCTTTCCCTTGACGGGCAGCCCAATGATTTTTGGCCAGAACGGCTACCCCTCGTGGCGTTTCCACTACGGCTTGCACACCAGCAACCGCTTTGGCTTTTTCACTGTTTACGCTCTTTAATGTAGCGCCAAACTTTTCGGGACGGGCAATAGCCGCCACCAGCATACCCGGCAATCGCACATCAATCGTGTATTGCGCCTTGCCGGTACTTTTCTCTTTACTGTCGATGCGTGGTAGAGAGGTTCCGATGAGGGTAAATTCTTCTGGTTTCTTTAACTTTGGCTCTTGTGGCGGGGCAATTAATGCCGCAATCTCGGCCATTTCACCATAAGTAGCGCTTTTTCCACTAGCTGTTAGCATCCCTTTTTGCGCGCTTACATCGGACTCTGCCACTCCCCAGGTCTTAGCGGCAGCACTAATGAGCATGTGCTTTGCCGCTGCACCAGCTTGACGCAATTGCATCCATGAATTAGCAATAGAAGTGGAGCCTCCAGTGCCTTGATAAGGCCCCCAAAACAGATTGTTGTAGCGATTCGGATCAGAGGGTGCGAACTCCCAGCGCATTTGCGACCAGTCAGCATCAATTTCTTCAGCGACAATGGCTGTCAGCCCCGTGGTAACGCCTTGCCCTTTGTCGAGATGTTTGATGACCACCGTAATACTGTTGTCTTTGGCAATTTTAACAAAGTGGCCCATTTCACTGGCACTCTGAGCTTCAGCATGTGCTGCTCCAGACAAACCAAAGCCGATACTAAACCCCACACCAGAAAGGGCAGACACTTTAATGAACTGGCGACGACTGACTTCGGTTTGAGCCACCTTGTTAATCACTTTTGTCGGGCTAATAACACGCATTATGATACCTCCTTAGCCAGCGAGTCTGCCGCTTCGTGGATGGCCGCACGAATGCGTTGATAAGTAGCACAGCGGCAAACATTGCCTTGCATTGCCATATCAATATCTTCGTTACTGGGAGATTTATTTTTTTCCAGCAGTGCCGTCGCCGACATCACCTGACCTGACTGACAATAACCACACTGTACGACATCAAGTTTTTGCCAAGCTGTTTGAATCGCTTTGGATGCCTCACTGGTGAGCCCTTCAATGGTAGTAATACTGCCACCGTTGGCAGCGGCAATCGGTGTAGAGCAGGAACGGATTGGCGCACCGTTTAAATGCATGGTGCAGGCACCACACATGGCAACGCCACAGCCAAATTTGCTGCCGGTTAGATTTAGCTCATCTCGCACATACCACAGCAGTGGCATATTGGGGTCGCCTTCCCAGGTGACCTTTTCACCATTTAACTCAAATGCAATCATCATTTCTCCGGCATCAAAATTACTCAAAACATGACTTCAAAGTATTGCAAAGGCTTGGAGTTTGGCAAGCGATGTAGCAGTGAAATTGTTTGTAATTTAAGCTATATGTAGGATTATGCATCAATCAGATTGCATTAGGCACCTGACTGTAAAAAGCGTAAAAATGTTGGAGAACTTTGTATTGTGATTAGATTAAACAGCAGTATGACATGGTTTCACAAACGTCTTTTTCCATTAGTCTGGTTTGGCTTTTTAGTGTTCTTTTTTGTTATGGCACCATTTTCCACAGAAGACACCACCAAACGTATTATCTTTATGGTTGCGCCTTTTCCCATGGCTCTGTTTGGTTATTTTCTAATGAAAAAACTGATTTTTGGTCTGGTGGATGAAGTTTACCGACAACAAGATCAAATTATTTGTCGCAATGGTGATAAAGAGGAGCGCTTCAATCTGAGCGATATTCAGAGCGCGTTGTATTACACCCACTCCCAACCAGCCAAATGCGTCCTGAGACTTCGCCGCAATAGCAATTTTGGCAGAGAGATAGAGTTCATCCCCAAAATAAATGGCAACATTTTTTCATTCAATGCAGACGTCGAGCAACTGGTAGATGATGTAGATAGATTAAATCAGGGCAGAAATTAGCGCAAAAAAGGCTTACCCCAGAGAGGTAAGCCTGTGTTTATCAATTTTGCGACTGTGATTGCTGTGCAGCAATCATCCCTGATAAGAAATAGTGCTCGCTGACACTGTTGTGAACTTTGCTCAATTCCAGCTGAATGTCATCAATAGCATCGTGCAAGCCTTGTTGCTTCAGGGTCAATACATCCTGTTCAGACACCCGGCGCTTCACCTTCATCAATTGTCGTAATGGCGCTTCGTTGCGAGGTAAATCGCACAAACGCATGCCAATATCATTAATACAAAACAAAATAGAACGCGGAAATGTCTCGCTTTGCATTAAGAAATTAAGCACCTGTGCCCGTTTCACCTTTACATTCATGCTCTGACGATACATCTGATAGGCATCCATGGATTTGAGCACACTCATCCATTGAATGTTTTGAAAGGGTTCACTCTCCTCTTCCGTCACCAGATTGGCAGAGCGCACATCAACAATGCGCGATGTCATTTCAGCTCTTTCCAGATTACAACCCAACCGGAAAAACAGATAGCTCTCATCGTGATTTAAGGTGCCTTGGATCAGACCATAAAAGGATTGAATGCGAAAAATTACTTCTTCCAAGTAAGCAAAACGGCGCTTCTTATTAAGCCCTTCCGAGACATTGTCTTTGGCAAAATGATATAAGGAATTCAGGCGTTCCCAAGCCTCTCTGGGCAACACATCCCGCACCGTGCGGGCATTTTCTCGCGCTGCCCATAAACAATAATTCAAACTCACCTGGCTGGTATCATTGCGCTCCAATAAAAATTTGATAACGGTGCGTTCGTTAAAATTACTGTGCACCTCGCAGTAAGCTTCGCGCTCTCCCACGATATCAATTAATGGCTCCCAGCCGAGACTCACCCCTTTGGGCAAATCCAGTAGCAGGTTGTTATTCACATTGATTAAACGGGCCATGTTCTCTGCCCGTTCAACGTAGCGCGCCATCCAATAAAGGGTTTCCACAACTCTGGCTAACATGGTTATTCCTCCTCTACTATCCAGGTGTCTTTGCTACCACCACCTTGTGATGAATTTACCACCAGCGAACCTTTGCGCATGGCCACCCTGGTTAAGCCTCCTGTAGTCACCTTGATATCATCGCTGGAAAGAATAAAAGGCCGCATATCCACATGTCGTGGTTCGGCATTGGTACCAATAAGTGAAGGAACGGTGGAAAGGTTTAACGTGGGTTGCGCGATATAATTGCGTGGATCGGCCTTGATCAACCCGGCAAATTTTTGCTGTTCTTTTTTGGTGGACATAGGACCGATGAGCATTCCATAGCCACCCGATTCATTGGCGGGTTTCACCACCAGTTTATCGAGGTTCTCCAGCACGTATTGGCGCTCTGAGTCGTTCATACAGCGGTAAGTGGGCACATTGGGTAACGTCGGTTCTTCTCCCAGATAATATTTAATAATTTCCGGCACCCAGGCATACACCACTTTATCATCGGCTACCCCTGCTCCCGGCGCATTGGCCAGAGCGACATTGCCACTTTTCCAGGCGCGCATTAAGCCTGGCACACCAAGCATGGAATCAGGATTAAAAGCCTCTGGGTCAAGAAACAAATCATCAATGCGACGATAAATAACATCGACACGCTGCAACCCCTCTACGGTGCGCATATAAACACAGTCGTCATCACCCACCACCAGATCTCGTCCCTCCACCAGCTCGCAACCCATTTGCTGCGCCAGGTAGGCGTGCTCAAAATAAGCAGAGTTATAAATGCCCGGTGTTAATACCACAACCTCAGGGTAATCCAGTGGTCTTGGCGAGATAGCGGCCAACATGTCGAACAATTGTGATGGATAATCGTCTACTGGTAATATTGATAATTGCTCGAACATGTCAGGAAATACCCGCTTCATCACCTCTCGGTTTTCCAACATGTAAGATACCCCCGAGGGCACCCGCAGGTTATCCTCCAGCACATAAACAGTGCCATCACTGTCTTTCACCAGATCAGAGCCACAGATATGAGCCCAGATATTCAATGGCGGCGTCACACCCACACATTGTTTGCGAAAGTTCACCGATTGCTCCAACAGTTCGGCAGGAAATACCTTGTCCTTGATAATTT includes these proteins:
- a CDS encoding (2Fe-2S)-binding protein; translation: MIAFELNGEKVTWEGDPNMPLLWYVRDELNLTGSKFGCGVAMCGACTMHLNGAPIRSCSTPIAAANGGSITTIEGLTSEASKAIQTAWQKLDVVQCGYCQSGQVMSATALLEKNKSPSNEDIDMAMQGNVCRCATYQRIRAAIHEAADSLAKEVS
- a CDS encoding circularly permuted type 2 ATP-grasp protein, whose protein sequence is MAIKWENYDTQNFYDELMKSAGKPRKSAKQVSKYFESLSDEELKLVVNSTDLAIKEMGITFTVYHEGGAIDRAWPFDVIPRVMPKQEWQKIEYGLKQRVKALNMFIDDIYHDQKIIKDKVFPAELLEQSVNFRKQCVGVTPPLNIWAHICGSDLVKDSDGTVYVLEDNLRVPSGVSYMLENREVMKRVFPDMFEQLSILPVDDYPSQLFDMLAAISPRPLDYPEVVVLTPGIYNSAYFEHAYLAQQMGCELVEGRDLVVGDDDCVYMRTVEGLQRVDVIYRRIDDLFLDPEAFNPDSMLGVPGLMRAWKSGNVALANAPGAGVADDKVVYAWVPEIIKYYLGEEPTLPNVPTYRCMNDSERQYVLENLDKLVVKPANESGGYGMLIGPMSTKKEQQKFAGLIKADPRNYIAQPTLNLSTVPSLIGTNAEPRHVDMRPFILSSDDIKVTTGGLTRVAMRKGSLVVNSSQGGGSKDTWIVEEE
- a CDS encoding alpha-E domain-containing protein, translating into MLARVVETLYWMARYVERAENMARLINVNNNLLLDLPKGVSLGWEPLIDIVGEREAYCEVHSNFNERTVIKFLLERNDTSQVSLNYCLWAARENARTVRDVLPREAWERLNSLYHFAKDNVSEGLNKKRRFAYLEEVIFRIQSFYGLIQGTLNHDESYLFFRLGCNLERAEMTSRIVDVRSANLVTEEESEPFQNIQWMSVLKSMDAYQMYRQSMNVKVKRAQVLNFLMQSETFPRSILFCINDIGMRLCDLPRNEAPLRQLMKVKRRVSEQDVLTLKQQGLHDAIDDIQLELSKVHNSVSEHYFLSGMIAAQQSQSQN
- a CDS encoding xanthine dehydrogenase family protein molybdopterin-binding subunit, which codes for MRVISPTKVINKVAQTEVSRRQFIKVSALSGVGFSIGFGLSGAAHAEAQSASEMGHFVKIAKDNSITVVIKHLDKGQGVTTGLTAIVAEEIDADWSQMRWEFAPSDPNRYNNLFWGPYQGTGGSTSIANSWMQLRQAGAAAKHMLISAAAKTWGVAESDVSAQKGMLTASGKSATYGEMAEIAALIAPPQEPKLKKPEEFTLIGTSLPRIDSKEKSTGKAQYTIDVRLPGMLVAAIARPEKFGATLKSVNSEKAKAVAGVQAVVETPRGVAVLAKNHWAARQGKAALVTQWDDSKAENRSSAELWADFKTLAEKQGAIARNDGDMGGALAAASETLEMEFEFPYLSHATMEPMNCVVDLQKDACHIYTGSQIPGIDQYVASQVTGVPVEKVFIHTQFAGGSFGRRAVPDSDFVMDAVVIAKAINGSAPVCLQWSREDDVKGGRYRPMAYHKFKAAIDANGEITGWHQRLVSQSILRGTPFEGLITGPLDFALVEGGANLPYRIPNFKFDGHEAQVGVPVLWWRSVGHSHNAYATEVFFDEVAHKAGKDPGKLRQELLKEHPRHLAVLNKVLEASDWGKSLPEGIGLGVAVHESFASFVAQVAQIKVNADKTFKVEKVWCAVDCGVAVTPDVVVAQMEGGIGYGLSAILGEAITLDNGKVQQNNFYDYTPLRINQMPDIEVFIIPSAEAPTGVGEPGTPPIGPAVANAIRSVTGKPITKLPIGQRV